Proteins encoded within one genomic window of Bemisia tabaci chromosome 2, PGI_BMITA_v3:
- the Ercc1 gene encoding DNA excision repair protein ERCC-1 gives MASEFSAAFKKLKESDSYRKTIAENEKSGGSTSSEAPKSGSSSGSSGHAVLVNPKQRGNPILKSICNVPWEFNDGIIPDYVMGKTSCALFLSLRYHNLKPDYINERIKQLGKLYELRVLLVQVDMKDPHHALKHLTRVCLLTDLTLMLAWTPEEAGKIIETYKIFEHKPPDLIMEKAETDPHIKITSALTTVRSVNKSDAATLLDTFGSLSGIIRASQDALSLCPGFGPQKAARLHKALRQPFLKADNVNRKQTGILKYLGSSQQSSSS, from the exons ATGGCTTCTGAATTTTCAG CTGCCTTCAAAAAACTGAAGGAATCCGATTCGTATCGGAAAACAattgctgaaaatgaaaaatcggGTGGCAGCACAAGCAGTGAAGCACCCAAAAGTGGTAGTAGCTCTGGAAGCAGTGGTCACGCAGTTCTGGTGAACCCAAAACAG cGAGGGAATCCAATCCTCAAATCCATCTGCAATGTTCCATGGGAGTTTAATGATGGTATTATCCCTGATTACGTCATGGGCAAAACGTCTTGCGCTCTGTTTCTTTCTCTCAGATATCATAATCTCAAGCCAGACTACATCAATGAAAGGATCAAACAACTTGGCAAACTTTACGAACTTAGAGTTTTGCTTGTTCAG gTGGATATGAAAGACCCTCACCATGCATTGAAACACTTAACGCGCGTCTGTCTGCTAACAGATCTGACTCTAATGTTGGCATGGACTCCAGAGGAGGcaggaaaaataattgaaacttaCAAAATATTTGAGCACAAGCCTCCCGACTTGATCATGGAGAAAGCAGAAACAGACCCCCATATAAAG atCACAAGCGCATTAACAACAGTACGTTCAGTCAATAAAAGTGACGCTGCAACTTTGTTGGACACTTTTGGTTCACTAAGTGGAATCATACGAGCCTCGCAAGATGCGCTTAGCTTATGTCCTGGATTTGGACCACAGAAGGCAGCGCGGCTCCATAAAGCCCTGAGACAGCCATTTTTAAAAGCAGACAATGTCAATAGGAAACAAACTGGAATACTCAAGTACCTTGGTTCCTCTCAACAGTCAAGCTCTTCATAG
- the Cypl gene encoding peptidyl-prolyl cis-trans isomerase-like 1: protein MSSSIPDKIWQPKFAILETSMGEIVIELYWKHAPNTCRNFAELARRGYYNGTKFHRIIRDFMIQGGDPTGTGKGGQSIYGKHFDDEIHEDLRHTGAGILSMANSGPNTNGSQFFITLAPTQWLDKKHTIFGRVHSGMNVVKRIGLVETDKNERPVDDIKITRSLIRSH, encoded by the exons ATGTCATCAAGTATCccagacaaaatttggcaacccaaATTTGCTATCTTGGAAACATC gaTGGGAGAAATAGTCATTGAATTGTACTGGAAGCATGCACCAAACACATGTCGCAACTTTGCTGAGCTCGCGCGAAGAGGGTACTACAATGGAACCAAATTTCACAGGATAATCAGAGATTTCATGATTCAAG GAGGTGATCCCACTGGCACAGGCAAAGGTGGGCAATCTATTTATGGAAAACATTTTGATGATGAAATCCATGAAGATCTCAGACATACAG GTGCTGGTATACTATCAATGGCAAACTCTGGGCCTAACACAAATGGATCTCAGTTCTTCATCACATTGGCACCAACTCAGTGGCTTGACAAAAAACATACAATTTTCG GACGTGTCCACTCAGgaatgaatgttgtcaaaagaATAGGGCTTGTTGAAACGGATAAAAATGAACGGCCAGTAGATGATATCAAAATCACTCGTTCACTGATCAGGTCGCATTGA